The DNA sequence TCTTCCATAAtgggtgacattattacattgctgAACAGACTAAGCTAAATGAACCCCACTCTGCTGGGCTTGCCGCAGctgcaatggctggctggattgAGTTAAACCTCCAGAACTTAGATGTTGCTGAACAGGCTTCCTCTTATCCATATTATACTGGATTTTCCTTCACAAACATTCCCatgtctacttacagtctctgTAGATTGCTTTCGATTCCCATAACTCCGTCCTCCTGCTTCACCACCAACCACTGCTTCACCTGAAAGTCCTTGTGTAGGTCGAAAAGTCTGTGACTCTCCTGGCAGACATCTCAGCCCAGGGCAGCCCGACCCTGGGCTTGAACCAGACATCAGAGATCAGCACCACACAAACTACAGCTGCTCCACAGGGAGCTAGACCCTCTgaacagtaccacttctcttgtcatgtatgctgggtgtaattctgaGTAGTATCTgtccttattctgtatgtatggagatttttatttgtaaaaacaaacaagatacataataacagactaactgactgaaaataacataaatacaacaattactggTATGTTGTTTTGGTCAAAAACTTAGCAGCTAAAGGGCATTAATAGGAAATAAATGTCAtgtgacaataagactcctttccataaatctatacttcaacatttcattataagtcagaatcggagtcactctgccCACTACTAGTTTCCAAATCAGATTCTGTGGATCCAGGATCATGGGGTggacgccttttagtgggcgggtcatcctctgagccaatcacatactccttttccactctttttaattcctgctccaggTCCTGGGCCTCCAGAGAATAGAAGTCAGCCTCCGAATCTGATAacgcttcatacctattggtggaaactgccgtacccacttctggtgcccctttcacttttttagctggcttctgcactaatgtccagtcactttcgggtttacgggtagacTTATCTTTTATAttcctcttctgaccagtgatcttcacagagacaggaactggaacagaagaggagtgtggggccggctgctcctcagcctgctgaacactgtccgtccgcccgggagtagtctcctggacctccggaaccacctcctccctagtcaatacagccccattcattaaggcttcctcctctagttgttctgctgcagccaacaattcattgtctgcagattccccatccttattatggaaggcctccgggcaatccctatggaaatggccaagcccaccacatagattgcacttaactttctcacaggtagaactgatgtggccagCCTCCCCATAAAGATTACACTTgaggatcgtacaaacattcgccacatggccagatttaccacatttataacataacctgggctgacctgcatagaagcaaactcctctctcccgcccaatgaaaaaagagtttggtaggtgatgggtaacattgttactttgcctcaacttaacaagaaccctccaaccaccagtccagatcccatcactgtctttagtttttgtcaactcagaaaccatttcacaatgtcttctaagccagatgacaatatcctgggggggcacagactcattccagaaaATGATagtaacatttgctgtgtcaggtttggagatgggaataaagatgaaattcctccaaccctctttgtcccgcaaaccactgaaactggcccagaacctgtctaagtcggatatgagcttaaagctgacatcataaacttgtctgtcagggagattgatgactgccagtatgtctgcaggagaaagccccatctgatgacacagcaactcccttactacaaacctcctatcagggagctcctctctggaacccctatgcttcaatctgaccacattccttctcttaaaggcctgaccagtatcatgccccgtacacacggtcggattttccgatggaaaatgtccgatcggagcgtgttgtcggaaattccgaccgtgtgtgggctccatcggacattttccatcggattttccgacacacaaagttggagagcaggagataaaattttccgacaacaaaatccgttgtcggaaattccgatcgtgtgtacacaaatccgacggacaaagtgccacgcatgctcagaataaataaagagatgaaagctattggccactgccccgtttatagtcccgacgtacgtgttttacgtcaccgtgtttaaaacgatcggattttccgacaactttgtgtgaccgtgtgtatgcaagacaagtttgagccaacatccgtcggaaaaaatcctaggattttgttgtcggagtgtccgaacaaagtccgaccgtgtgtacggggcataactgttactggtggaaaaagaaggggccccacggctccaggcattccgaggagggacatgaccagatggaccagcattcccttgtggagcaggtggtggatccaccaaagggggaaagtcctgagagttattctgaactgactcctccattgctacattctcagagccctcagactgctgatgaccccattcagatataccagcattgataacatcagaattattcaccacatcaatattagtgacatcatcactgcacctcatatcatcattactagcagcatcattactagttaccccagtgttactcccaccatgaacaccagtcacctcagcatggctcccaccaggagtactagtggcagcagcactgttctcacaatccatgtgctgggagtccaccatgtcactcctctgagtctcctgtactgtgaatgtctgctgggttatactgatgtttccactaccctccagagctggaagtccagcaggaggatctgctccaacctcactgtcctccagaggctgcacagtcttcccttcaggagacacatgtggtggctgcatgcgTTGGACCAGATCCCCcgagtctgactctgtagaagactcaatctttccactcaatcccgcctcaaatcgatcacgattgCGGTACACCTCCGCCAttggtcccagttcttccagaacagcatcaatgtcctttgacacaccggccagttcaatgcccagggagttcagtttgctgtcatataaaatttccttcttggggttggcagctttaagtctataaacagAGTCAATCTGCTTCTGGATTCTAGTCTTGGCTTTCCTCAGGGACGCCATTCTTTTTACCAGGAAAGGAatcttgtcagccaggtgcagcgcaggttcagactttaacactttctgcttcgcggctgcaggGCGCTTGAAATTTTTGTCCACCTTCCCATTACCAGTACTGGTCTGAGGGTCTCTGCCGGGTGTAGATGATTTCACTGGGGGggattgtggaaaattattaccaccctcctctttattctgctgcaacttagagcgcgatgaacgtccctggctgctgcccaccattacacactgttgtaagttctctttaatggttttctgttctaaggaagttctggtgtatttgcaaggagtactgggagaaaccgatgtctctgctccactctgagctctatgaactgcactctgctgagcttgctgtggttgtaatggctgactgccttagatcacgcttccagaacttgggctgtactgggtggtattagtatgttgctggactgaatgagccccactctgcggggttctctgagttgcacttccagagtttggactgtgctgagcgataataacatgtctctgaacagactgagctgcactgtgctgggcttgcaatggctggctggattggatcacgcttccagaacttggactgtactgggtggtattagtatgttcctggactgaatgagccccactctgaggggttctttgagttgcacttccagtgtttggactgtgctgagcaataacatgtctctgaacagactgagctgcactgtgctgggcttgctgcgCCTGCAATGGCTGGTtggactgagaactcttttgctgCATAACATCAccagacttcctcttatcagtattatcggtacttttcatacaaacatttccatgtCTACTTACCGTCTCTGCAAGTGTCTTTCCATTCCCAGAACTCTGTCCTCCagcttcaccaccaaccacagcttcaccaGACAGTCCTTGAgtaggccggaaagcctgggactctcctgagagagatccccgcccaggggagcccaaccctgggcttgtaccagacatcagaggagttcagcaccacacagacttcagctgctccacaagcagccacaccctctgcacagtaccacttctcttgtcctgtatgccggatGTAATTCTGAGTAGTATTTGTccttattctgtatatatggacaTTGCACAGTACCGCTTCTCCTGTTCCTTATGATGGATGTAATTCTCAGTATTTGTTCTTAATCTGTATGTTTGGATGTTGCACAGTAGCACTTCACTTGTCCTGTATACTAAATTtgattctcagtatctgttcttattctgtaagtatggagatttttatttgtaaaaacaaacaagatacataataacagactaactgactgaaaagaacataaatacaacaattactgacatgttgtttaggtcaaaaCCTTAGCAGTTAAAGGACATCAAATAGGAAACAAATGTCAtgtgacaataagactcctttccataagtctatacttctccaacatttcattataagtcagaatcggagtcactctgctgactaccagtttccatatcagattctgcggatccaggatcagAGGGCGGACGCCTcttagtgggcgggtcatcctctgagccaatcacatactctttttccactctttttaattcctgctccagttcctgggcctccagAGAATAGGAGTCGGCATCCGAATCTGATAacgcttcatacctattggtggaaactgccgtacccacttctggtacccctttcacttttttagctggcttctgcactaatgtccagtcactttcgggtttacCGGTAGACTTATTCTTtttattcctcctcttctgaccagtgatctttacagagacaggaagtggaacagaagaagagtgtgcggccggctgctcctcagcctgctgaacactgtccgtccgcccgggagtagtctcctggacctccgggaccacctcctccctagtcaatacagccccattcattaaggcttcctcctctagttgttttgctgcagccaacaattcattgtctgcagattccccatccttattatggaaggcctccgggcaatccctgtggaaatggccaagcccaccacatagattgcacttaaccttctcacaggtagaactgatgtggccaacctccccacaaagattacacttcaggatcgtacaaacattcgccacatggccagatttaccacatttataacataacctgggctgacctgcatagaagcaaactcctctctcccgcccaatgaaaaaggagtttggtaggtgatgggtaacattgttactttgcctcaacttaacaagaaccctccaaccacccgtccagatcccatcactgtctttagtttttgtcaactcagaaaccatttcacaatgtcttctaagcCAGATGACAATATCCTGAGGGGGGCACAGACTCATTTCAGAAaatgatggtaacatttgctgtgtcaggtttggagatgggaataaagatgacATTCCTCCAATCCTCTTTAtcccgcaaaccactgaaactggcccagaacctgtctaagtcaaacatgagcttaaagctgacatcataaccttgtctgtcagggagattgatgactgccagtatgtctgcaggcacaaaccccatctgatgacacagcaactcccttactacaaaccccctatcagggagctcctctctggaacccctatgcttcaatctgaccacattccttctcttaaaggcctgaccagtataactgttactggtggaaaaagaaggggccccacggctccaggcattccgaggagggacatgaccagatggaccagcattcccttgtggagcagttggtggatccaccaaaggggggaaatcctgagggttattctgaactgactcctccatcgctacattctcagagccctcagactgctgatgaccccattcaaatataccagcattgataacatcagaATTATTCACCACATCAACATTAGCGACATCATCACTGCACTtcatatcatcattactagcagcatcattactagttaccccagtgttactcccaccataaacaccagtcaccccagcatggctcccaccaggagtactagtggcagcagcactgttctcacaatccatgtgctgggagtccaccatgtcactcctctgagtctcctgtactgtgaatgtctGCTGGGTTACTCTGATGTTCCCACTAtcctccagagctggaagtccagcaggaggatctgctccaacctcactgtcctccagaggctgcacagtcctcccttcaggagacacatgtggtggctgcgtgcgttggactggttccccagagtctgactctgtagaagactcaatccttccactcaatcccacctcaaatcgatcacgattgcggtacacctccgccactggtcccagttcttccagaacagtatcaatgtcctttgacacaccggccagttcaatgcccagggagttcagtttgctgtcatataaaatttccttcttggggttggcagctttaagtctataaacagAGTCAATCTGCTTCTGGATTCTAGTCTTGGCTTTTCTCAGGGTCTCCATTCTTTTTACCAGGAAAGGAATTTTGTCAGCCAGGCgcagcgcaggttcagactttaaccccttctgcttcgcggctgcaggacgcttgaaatcctgatccaacttcccattaccagtgctggtctgagggtctctgctgggtgtagatggtttcactggggcaggtagtggaaaattattaccaccctcctctttattctgctgcagcttagAGCACGATGAACGTCCCTGGCTGCTGtccaccattacacactgttgtaagttctctttaatggttttctgttctaaggaagttctggtgtatttgtgaggagtactgggagaaaacgatatctctgctccactctgagctctatgagctgcactctgctgagcttactgtggttgtaatggctgactgccttggatcacgcttccagaacttggactgtactgggtggcattagtatgttcctggactgaatgagccccactctgcgggGTTTGCATTGACTGTAATGACTGGCTGGATTGAGTTGTACTTCCAGTGTTTGGACTGTGCTTAGCAATAACATGTCTCTGAgtagactgagctgcactgtgctgggcttgcaatggctggctggattggatcacgcttccagaacttggactgtactgggtggtattagtatgtTCCTGGACTGAATGATCCCCACTCTGCTGGGttctttgagttgcacttccagagtttggactgtgctgagcgataataacatgtctctgaacagactgagctgcactgtgctgggcttgctgggcctgcaatggctggctggactgagaactcttttgctgaataacatcaccagacttcctcttatcagtattatcggtacttttcatacaaacatttccacaTCTACTTACAGCCTCTGCAAGTGTCTTCCCATTCCCAGAACTCTGTCCTCcggcttcaccaccaaccacagcttcacctgacagtccttgtgtaggccggaaagcctgggactctcctgagagagatccctgcccaggggagcccaacactgggcttgtaccagacatcagaggagctcagcaccacacagacttcagctgctccacaagcagccacaccctctgcacagtaccacttctcttgtcctgtatgccggatGTAATTCTGAGTAGTATTTGTccttattctgtatatatggaaatttttatttgtaaaaaacaaacaagatacataataacagactaactgactgaaaataacataaatacaacaattactgacgTGTTGTTTAGGTCAAAAATTTAGCAGTTAAAGGGCATTAATAGCAAACAAATGTTAtgtgacaataagactcctttccataagtctatacttctccaacatttcattataagtcagaatcggagtcactctgcccactaccagtttccatatcagattctgcggatccaggatcagagggcggacgccttttagtgggcgggtcatcctctgagccaGTCACATACTctttttccactctttttaattcctgctccagttcctgggcctccagAGAATAGGAGTCAGCTTCCGAATCTGATAacgcttcatacctattggtggtaactgccgtacccacttctggtgcccctttcacttttttagctggcttctgcactaatgtccaatcactttcgggtttacgggtagacttatcttttttattcctcttctgaccagtgatcttcacagagacaggaaccggaacagaagaggaatgtgcggccggctgctcctcagcctgctgaacactgtccgtccacccgggagtagtctcctggacctccgggatcacctcctccctagtcaatacagccccattcattaaggcttcctcctccagttgttctgctgcagccaacaattcattgtctgcagattccccacccatattatggaaggcctccgggcaatccctgtagaaatggccaagcccacctcatagattgcacttaaccttctcacaggtagaactgatgtggccaacctccccagaaagattacacttcaggatcgtacaaacattcgccacatggccagatttaccacatttataacataacctgggctgacctgcatagaagcaaactcctctctcccgcccaatgaaaaaagagtttggcaggtgatgggtaacattgttactttgcctcaacttaacaagaacccttcaaccacccgtccagatcccatcactgtctttagtttttgtcaactcagaaaccatttcacaatgtcttctaagccagatgacaatatcctgggggggcacagactcattccagaaaatgatggtaacatttgctgtgtcaggtttggagatgggaataaagatgaaattcctccaaccctctttgtctcgcaaaccactgaaactggcccagaacctgtctaagtcagacatgagcttaaaaCTGACATCATAACtttgtctgtcagggagattgatgactgccagtatgtctgcaggcacaaaccccatctgatgacacagcaactcccttactacaaacctcctatcagggagctcctctctggaacccctatgcttcaatctgaccacatttctcctcttaaaggcctgaccagtataactgttactggtggaaaaagaaggggccccacggctccaggcattccgaggaaggacatgaccagatggaccagcattcccttgtggagcaggtggtggatccaccaaaggggggaaatcctgagagttattctgaactgactcctccatcg is a window from the Aquarana catesbeiana isolate 2022-GZ linkage group LG03, ASM4218655v1, whole genome shotgun sequence genome containing:
- the LOC141133994 gene encoding uncharacterized protein is translated as MKCSDDVANVDVVNNSDVINAGNAGPSGHVPPRNAWSRGAPSFSTSNSYTGQAFKRRNVVRLKHRGSREELPDRGFVVRELLCHQMGFVPADILAVINLPDRQGYDVSFKLMFDLDRFWASFSGLRDKEGWRNFIFIPISKPDTANVTIIFWNESVPPQDIVIWLRRHCEMVSELTKTKDSDGIWTGGWRVLVKLRQSNNVTHHLPNSFFIGRERGVCFYAGQPRLCYKCGKSGHVANVCTILKCNLYGEAGHISSTCEKVKCNLCGGLGHFHRDCPEAFHNKDGESADNELLAAAEQLEEEALMNGASTPSGDPHPSTGDGKVDQDFKRPADMKQKGLKLEPVLHLADKMPVLVKRMDTLRKAKAKIQKQIDSVYRLKAANPKKEILYDSKLNSLGIELVRVSKGIDAVLKEL